One window from the genome of Kosakonia cowanii JCM 10956 = DSM 18146 encodes:
- a CDS encoding ABC transporter substrate-binding protein, whose product MNNKRVLAAVVLALISASSWAKSTLTLYTSQPNDDAQMTVSAFEKAHPDIEVKWIRDGTSKLIARLQAELAAGSAAPDVLLIADSVTMESLKKQNLLAAYKSPEAARFDPQLFDKEGYYYGTKVITTGIAYHTKAPLKPTSWLDLLKPEVKNMTTLPSPLYSGAAQIHQATLMNDPALGWQYYEKLKQNGAMPQSGNGAVMSAIASGSKAYGVLVDYLAIREKAKGAPVEFLFPKEGVSVVTEPVAMMKGTKNPQGAKEFIDFVLSDAGQKLVLQQGYLPADATLPVPKGFPPRDSIKLMPFDAAKALAETEANKKRFADLFGNR is encoded by the coding sequence ATGAATAACAAACGTGTGCTGGCCGCAGTTGTGCTGGCTCTCATCAGTGCCTCGTCATGGGCAAAATCAACCTTAACGCTCTATACCAGCCAGCCGAATGACGATGCGCAGATGACCGTCAGCGCCTTCGAAAAAGCGCACCCGGATATTGAAGTGAAGTGGATCCGCGACGGCACCAGCAAGCTGATTGCCCGCCTACAGGCAGAGTTAGCCGCCGGAAGCGCCGCGCCGGATGTGCTACTGATTGCCGACAGCGTGACCATGGAATCCCTCAAAAAACAGAACCTGCTGGCGGCTTATAAATCGCCCGAAGCGGCGCGCTTCGACCCGCAGCTGTTTGATAAAGAGGGCTATTACTACGGTACCAAAGTGATCACTACCGGCATTGCCTACCACACCAAAGCACCGCTCAAACCGACCTCTTGGCTGGATCTGCTCAAACCTGAAGTGAAAAACATGACCACGCTGCCAAGCCCGCTCTACTCCGGCGCGGCGCAGATCCACCAGGCGACGCTGATGAACGATCCGGCGCTCGGCTGGCAATACTACGAAAAACTGAAACAGAACGGCGCGATGCCGCAAAGCGGCAACGGTGCGGTGATGAGCGCGATTGCCTCCGGCAGCAAAGCCTATGGCGTGCTGGTGGATTACCTGGCGATCCGCGAAAAAGCCAAAGGCGCGCCGGTTGAGTTTCTCTTCCCGAAAGAGGGTGTCAGCGTCGTTACCGAACCGGTAGCGATGATGAAGGGGACAAAGAACCCGCAAGGGGCGAAGGAGTTTATCGATTTTGTCCTCTCGGACGCCGGGCAAAAACTGGTGCTGCAACAGGGCTATCTCCCTGCGGATGCGACGCTGCCGGTGCCGAAAGGCTTCCCGCCGCGCGACAGCATCAAATTGATGCCGTTTGATGCGGCGAAAGCGCTGGCCGAGACCGAGGCGAACAAAAAACGCTTCGCCGATCTCTTCGGTAACCGTTAA
- the metE gene encoding 5-methyltetrahydropteroyltriglutamate--homocysteine S-methyltransferase, with product MTVINHTLGFPRVGLRRELKKAQESYWAGNASREELLAVGRELRARHWDQQKEAGVDLLPVGDFAWYDHVLTTSLLLGNVPARHQNKDGSVDIDTLFRIGRGRAPTGEPAAAAEMTKWFNTNYHYMVPEFTQGQQFKLTWTQLLDEVDEALALGHNVKPVLLGPVTYLWLGKVKGEQFDRLSLLNDILPVYQQVLAELAKRGIEWVQIDEPALVLELPQAWLDAFKPAYDALSGQVKLLLTTYFEGVTPNLDTITALPVQGLHVDLVHGKDNVAELHQRLPADWLLSAGLINGRNVWRADLTEKYAQIKEVVGKRPLWVASSCSLLHSPIDLSVETRLDEEVKSWFAFALQKCQELALLRDALNSGNTDKLAEWSAPIQARRHSTRVHNTAVAKRLAAITAQDSQRQSPYAERAQAQRARFNLPAWPTTTIGSFPQTTEIRGLRLDFKKGNLDASNYRTGIAEHIKQAIAEQERLGLDVLVHGEAERNDMVEYFGENLDGFVFTQNGWVQSYGSRCVKPPVVIGDVSRPQPITVEWAKYAQSLTDKPVKGMLTGPVTILCWSFPREDVSRETIAKQIALALRDEVADLEAAGIGIIQIDEPALREGLPLRRSDWDAYLQWGVEAFRLNAAVAKDETQIHTHMCYCEFNDIMDSIAALDADVITIETSRSDMELLESFEEFEYPNEIGPGVYDIHSPNVPSVEWIEELLQKAAQRIPAERLWVNPDCGLKTRGWPETRSALANMVKAAQNLRQQ from the coding sequence ATGACAGTAATCAACCACACCCTCGGTTTTCCTCGTGTTGGTCTGCGTCGCGAGCTGAAGAAAGCGCAAGAGAGCTACTGGGCCGGCAACGCCAGCCGTGAAGAGTTACTGGCGGTGGGCCGCGAACTGCGCGCTCGTCACTGGGATCAGCAGAAAGAAGCGGGTGTCGATCTGCTGCCAGTCGGCGACTTCGCCTGGTACGACCATGTTCTGACCACCAGCCTGCTGCTTGGCAACGTGCCGGCTCGTCATCAGAACAAAGACGGCTCTGTCGATATCGATACCCTGTTCCGCATTGGTCGTGGTCGTGCGCCGACCGGCGAACCGGCGGCGGCGGCGGAAATGACCAAATGGTTTAACACCAACTATCACTACATGGTGCCGGAATTCACCCAGGGCCAGCAGTTCAAACTCACCTGGACCCAGCTGCTGGACGAAGTAGACGAAGCGCTGGCGCTCGGCCACAACGTCAAGCCGGTACTGCTTGGCCCGGTCACCTACCTGTGGCTGGGTAAAGTCAAAGGCGAGCAGTTCGACCGCCTGAGCCTGCTGAACGATATTCTGCCGGTCTACCAGCAGGTGCTGGCTGAGCTGGCGAAACGCGGCATCGAGTGGGTGCAAATTGACGAACCTGCGCTGGTGCTGGAGCTGCCGCAAGCCTGGCTTGATGCCTTTAAACCGGCTTACGACGCGCTGAGCGGCCAGGTCAAACTGCTGCTGACCACCTATTTTGAAGGTGTTACGCCGAACCTCGATACCATTACCGCGCTGCCGGTGCAGGGCCTGCATGTTGATCTGGTTCACGGCAAAGATAACGTTGCCGAGTTGCATCAGCGCCTGCCGGCCGACTGGCTGCTCTCCGCCGGGCTGATTAATGGCCGTAACGTCTGGCGCGCCGATCTCACTGAGAAATACGCACAAATCAAAGAGGTGGTCGGTAAACGTCCGCTATGGGTTGCCTCCTCCTGCTCGCTGCTGCACAGCCCGATCGACCTGAGCGTAGAAACCCGCCTCGATGAAGAGGTGAAAAGCTGGTTCGCCTTCGCCCTGCAAAAATGCCAGGAGCTGGCGCTGCTGCGCGATGCGCTCAACAGCGGCAATACCGACAAACTGGCGGAGTGGAGCGCCCCGATTCAGGCGCGTCGCCACTCAACCCGCGTGCATAACACCGCCGTTGCGAAACGCCTGGCGGCTATCACCGCGCAGGACAGCCAGCGTCAAAGCCCCTACGCCGAACGCGCTCAGGCGCAGCGCGCACGCTTTAATCTGCCAGCCTGGCCGACCACCACTATCGGCTCCTTCCCGCAAACCACTGAAATTCGTGGCCTGCGTCTGGACTTTAAAAAGGGCAACCTCGACGCCAGCAACTACCGCACCGGTATCGCGGAACATATCAAACAAGCGATTGCCGAGCAGGAGCGCCTGGGGCTGGACGTGCTGGTGCATGGTGAAGCCGAGCGTAACGACATGGTCGAGTACTTCGGTGAAAACCTCGACGGCTTCGTCTTTACGCAAAATGGCTGGGTGCAGAGCTACGGCTCCCGCTGCGTGAAACCGCCGGTCGTCATCGGTGATGTCAGCCGTCCGCAGCCGATCACCGTTGAGTGGGCGAAGTATGCCCAGTCGCTGACCGATAAACCGGTCAAAGGGATGCTTACCGGCCCGGTGACGATCCTCTGCTGGTCCTTCCCGCGTGAAGATGTCAGCCGTGAAACCATCGCTAAACAGATTGCGCTGGCGCTGCGTGATGAAGTGGCGGATCTGGAAGCTGCCGGTATCGGCATCATTCAGATTGATGAGCCTGCCCTGCGCGAAGGGTTACCGCTGCGCCGCAGCGACTGGGATGCCTATCTGCAATGGGGTGTTGAAGCCTTCCGCCTTAACGCCGCGGTAGCGAAAGATGAGACGCAGATCCACACCCACATGTGTTACTGCGAGTTCAACGACATCATGGACTCTATCGCCGCGCTGGATGCCGACGTTATCACCATCGAAACCTCCCGTTCCGACATGGAGCTGCTGGAGTCCTTCGAAGAGTTCGAATACCCGAACGAAATCGGGCCGGGCGTGTATGACATTCACTCGCCAAACGTCCCGAGCGTTGAGTGGATCGAGGAGCTGTTGCAGAAAGCGGCGCAGCGTATCCCGGCAGAGCGTCTGTGGGTCAACCCGGACTGCGGCCTGAAAACCCGCGGCTGGCCGGAAACGCGCAGCGCGCTGGCAAACATGGTGAAAGCCGCGCAGAACCTGCGTCAGCAGTAA
- the metR gene encoding HTH-type transcriptional regulator MetR encodes MIEIKHLKTLQALRNSGSLAAAAATLHQTQSALSHQFSDLEQRLGFRLFVRKSQPLRFTPQGEILLQLANQVLPQISRALQACNEPQQTTLRIAIECHSCIQWLTPALENFRQSWPQVEMDFKSGVTFDPQPALQQGELDVVLTSDILPRSGLHYSPMFDFEVRLVLAPDHPLAAVAHITPEDIASETLLIYPVQRSRLDIWRHFLQPAGVSPSLKSVDNTLLLIQMVSARMGIAALPHWVVESFERQGLIVTKTLGEGLWSRLYAAVRDGEQRQPVTEAFIRSARNHACDHLPFVRSAERPNGDVPIAKPLSPHHQ; translated from the coding sequence ATGATCGAGATTAAGCACCTGAAAACGCTGCAAGCGTTACGAAATAGCGGATCGCTGGCTGCCGCTGCGGCAACGCTGCACCAGACGCAATCCGCCCTTTCCCATCAGTTCAGCGATCTGGAACAGCGCCTCGGTTTCCGTCTGTTTGTGCGTAAAAGCCAGCCGCTGCGTTTTACGCCGCAGGGGGAAATTTTGCTGCAATTGGCCAATCAGGTGCTGCCGCAGATTAGCCGCGCGCTGCAAGCCTGCAATGAGCCGCAGCAAACCACCTTACGCATCGCCATTGAGTGCCATAGCTGTATTCAGTGGTTGACCCCCGCGCTTGAGAATTTCCGCCAGAGCTGGCCGCAGGTGGAGATGGATTTCAAATCCGGCGTTACCTTCGATCCGCAGCCCGCTTTGCAACAGGGCGAGCTGGATGTGGTGCTCACCTCCGACATTCTGCCGCGCAGCGGCCTGCACTATTCGCCGATGTTTGATTTTGAAGTGCGACTGGTGCTGGCGCCGGATCATCCGCTGGCGGCGGTCGCGCATATCACGCCGGAAGATATCGCCAGCGAAACGCTGCTCATCTATCCGGTGCAGCGCAGCCGGCTTGATATCTGGCGACACTTTCTGCAACCGGCAGGCGTCAGCCCGTCGCTGAAAAGCGTCGATAACACGTTGCTGCTGATTCAGATGGTCTCCGCACGCATGGGGATTGCAGCGCTGCCGCACTGGGTGGTGGAGAGTTTTGAGCGCCAGGGTCTGATTGTGACCAAAACCCTCGGCGAGGGATTGTGGAGCCGGCTGTACGCCGCGGTGCGCGACGGCGAGCAGCGTCAGCCGGTAACAGAGGCGTTTATTCGCTCAGCGCGGAATCACGCCTGCGATCATCTGCCGTTTGTGCGGAGCGCGGAGCGACCCAACGGCGATGTACCCATAGCGAAGCCATTATCACCGCACCACCAATAA
- a CDS encoding carboxylate/amino acid/amine transporter — translation MALLIITTILWAFSFSLIGEYLAGHVDSYFSVLMRVGLAALVFLPFLRTRGHNLQTISLYMLVGALQLGIMYLFGFQAYLYLTVSEFLLFTVFTPLYITLIYDLLSKRRLRWSYLLSAGLAVIGAAIIRYDKVSDHFWTGLILVQLANISFAIGMVGYKRLMETRPMPQHNAFAWFYLGAFVVAAVAWLIMGNPQKLPTTTLQWGVLVWLGVVASGLGYFMWNYGATQVDAGTLGIMNNVHVPAGLLVNLAIWQQQPHWPSFIIGGAVIMASLWVHRRWVAPRSAQTADDRRRDSALSE, via the coding sequence GTGGCGTTACTGATCATCACCACCATTCTGTGGGCCTTCTCGTTTAGCCTGATTGGCGAATACCTTGCCGGGCATGTCGACAGCTACTTTTCGGTGCTGATGCGTGTCGGGCTGGCGGCACTGGTCTTTTTACCCTTCCTGCGCACACGCGGCCATAACCTGCAAACCATCAGCTTGTATATGCTGGTGGGCGCGCTGCAGCTGGGCATCATGTATCTGTTCGGCTTCCAGGCCTATCTCTACTTAACGGTCTCCGAATTCCTGCTCTTCACCGTGTTTACCCCGCTCTATATCACGCTGATTTACGACCTGCTGAGCAAACGCAGGTTGCGCTGGAGCTATCTGCTGAGCGCCGGGCTGGCGGTGATTGGCGCGGCGATCATCCGCTATGACAAAGTGAGCGATCACTTCTGGACGGGGCTGATCCTCGTGCAACTGGCGAACATCAGTTTTGCGATTGGCATGGTGGGGTATAAGCGCCTGATGGAGACGCGACCGATGCCGCAGCACAACGCCTTTGCCTGGTTCTATCTTGGCGCGTTTGTGGTGGCAGCAGTAGCGTGGCTGATAATGGGCAATCCGCAGAAATTACCCACCACCACGTTGCAGTGGGGCGTGCTGGTGTGGCTGGGCGTCGTGGCGTCCGGGCTCGGTTACTTTATGTGGAACTACGGCGCGACGCAGGTGGATGCGGGCACGCTCGGCATCATGAACAATGTGCATGTTCCTGCGGGGCTGCTGGTCAATCTTGCCATCTGGCAGCAGCAGCCGCACTGGCCCAGCTTTATTATTGGTGGTGCGGTGATAATGGCTTCGCTATGGGTACATCGCCGTTGGGTCGCTCCGCGCTCCGCACAAACGGCAGATGATCGCAGGCGTGATTCCGCGCTGAGCGAATAA
- the yigL gene encoding sugar/pyridoxal phosphate phosphatase YigL, whose translation MYQVVASDLDGTLLSPDHTLSPFAKETLKLLTARGVNFVFATGRHHVDVGQIRDNLDIKAYMITSNGARVHDTDGNLVFTHNLDRDIAADLFGMMHNEPEIITNVYRDDEWFMNRHRPDEMRFFKEAVFKYALYEPGLLEPEGVSKVFFSCDNHEKLLPLEQAINARWGDRVNVSFSTLTCLEVMAGGVSKGHALEAVSHALGYSLKNCIAFGDGMNDAEMLSMAGKGCIMANAHQRLKQLHLELEVIGTNADNAVPKYLRKIYLGED comes from the coding sequence ATGTACCAGGTTGTTGCCTCTGATTTAGACGGTACGCTGCTCTCTCCCGACCACACACTGTCGCCTTTCGCCAAAGAGACCTTAAAACTGCTGACCGCGCGCGGTGTGAACTTTGTCTTCGCCACCGGCCGCCATCACGTTGATGTCGGGCAGATCCGCGATAATTTAGATATCAAAGCCTACATGATCACCTCCAACGGCGCGCGCGTGCACGATACCGACGGAAACCTGGTCTTCACCCATAACCTCGACCGCGATATCGCCGCCGATCTCTTCGGCATGATGCATAACGAGCCGGAGATCATCACCAACGTCTACCGTGACGATGAGTGGTTTATGAACCGCCACCGTCCGGATGAGATGCGCTTCTTCAAAGAGGCGGTGTTCAAATACGCGCTCTACGAGCCGGGTTTACTGGAGCCGGAGGGCGTCAGCAAAGTCTTCTTCTCCTGCGACAACCACGAAAAACTGCTGCCGCTGGAGCAGGCGATCAACGCCCGCTGGGGCGATCGCGTCAACGTCAGCTTCTCCACTTTGACCTGCCTGGAAGTGATGGCGGGCGGCGTATCGAAAGGCCATGCGCTGGAAGCGGTCTCGCACGCGCTGGGCTACAGCCTGAAAAACTGCATCGCCTTCGGCGACGGTATGAACGATGCCGAAATGCTGTCGATGGCGGGGAAAGGCTGCATTATGGCGAACGCCCACCAGCGCCTGAAACAGCTCCATCTGGAGCTGGAAGTGATTGGCACCAACGCCGATAACGCCGTGCCGAAATACCTGCGCAAGATCTACCTTGGCGAAGATTGA
- the pldB gene encoding lysophospholipase L2, with translation MFRQKKAWESREKAFAAFTMGPLMDFWRSREEDVFTGVDDVPVSFVRFRAQSNDRVIVICPGRIESYVKYAELAYDLFHLGYDVLIIDHRGQGRSGRMLPDAHRGHVVKFSDYVEDLAAFWEQEVASGPWRKRYILAHSMGGAISTLFLQRYPHACDAIALCAPMFGIVIHLPDWVVRPLLEWAESYPSIRDGYAIGTGSWRPLPFAINVLTHSRERYRRNVRFYADEPTLRVGGPTWHWVREGILAGEQALAGVEKDATPTLLIQAEEEHVVDNRMHQRFCERRAAAGHPCEGGKPLVIEGAYHEILFEKDAMRSVALNAIVDFFDRHN, from the coding sequence ATGTTTCGGCAAAAAAAGGCGTGGGAAAGCAGAGAAAAAGCGTTCGCCGCATTCACCATGGGTCCGTTAATGGACTTCTGGCGATCGCGTGAAGAGGACGTGTTTACCGGCGTGGACGACGTGCCGGTCAGTTTTGTTCGTTTTCGCGCGCAGAGTAACGATCGGGTGATCGTGATCTGCCCTGGCCGTATCGAAAGCTACGTAAAGTATGCCGAACTGGCCTATGACCTGTTCCACCTCGGTTACGACGTGCTGATTATCGATCATCGCGGCCAGGGGCGTTCCGGGCGTATGCTGCCCGATGCGCATCGCGGCCATGTGGTGAAATTTAGCGACTATGTCGAGGATTTAGCCGCCTTTTGGGAGCAGGAAGTTGCCAGCGGCCCGTGGCGCAAACGTTATATTCTGGCGCACTCAATGGGCGGCGCGATCTCAACGCTCTTTTTACAGCGCTACCCGCACGCCTGCGACGCCATCGCGCTCTGCGCGCCGATGTTCGGCATTGTTATTCATCTGCCGGACTGGGTGGTGCGTCCGCTGCTGGAGTGGGCAGAGAGCTACCCGAGCATCCGCGACGGTTACGCCATCGGTACCGGCAGCTGGCGTCCGCTGCCCTTCGCCATCAATGTGCTGACCCACAGCCGCGAGCGCTACCGCCGTAACGTTCGTTTCTACGCCGATGAACCGACCCTGCGCGTCGGCGGCCCAACCTGGCACTGGGTACGCGAAGGCATTCTCGCTGGCGAACAGGCGCTGGCAGGGGTGGAAAAAGATGCCACGCCGACATTACTGATTCAGGCAGAAGAGGAGCATGTGGTTGATAACCGCATGCATCAGCGCTTCTGCGAACGCCGCGCCGCCGCCGGTCACCCCTGCGAAGGGGGTAAACCGCTGGTCATCGAAGGCGCGTACCATGAGATCCTTTTTGAAAAGGACGCCATGCGCTCAGTCGCGCTCAACGCCATCGTCGATTTTTTCGATCGACATAACTGA
- the rhtB gene encoding homoserine/homoserine lactone efflux protein, whose product MTFEWWFAYLLTSLILSLSPGSGAINTMTTSISHGYRGAAASIAGLQTGLGIHIVLVGIGLGTLFSRSVLAFEVLKWAGAAYLVWLGIQQWRAAGALDLHTLAQTQSRGRLFKRAVFVNLTNPKSIVFLAALFPQFIAPNQPQVMQYVVLGATTIVVDIIVMIGYATLARRIAGWIKGPHQMKALNKVFGSLFVLVGALLASARHA is encoded by the coding sequence ATGACCTTCGAGTGGTGGTTCGCCTACCTGCTGACATCGTTGATTTTAAGCCTCTCGCCCGGCTCCGGGGCGATCAACACCATGACCACTTCAATTAGCCACGGCTATCGCGGCGCGGCGGCCTCAATTGCCGGTTTGCAGACCGGGCTGGGGATCCATATCGTGTTGGTCGGTATCGGGCTGGGCACGCTCTTCTCCCGCTCGGTGCTGGCGTTTGAGGTGTTGAAGTGGGCGGGTGCGGCCTATCTGGTGTGGCTCGGTATTCAGCAGTGGCGCGCCGCAGGCGCGCTCGATCTCCATACCCTGGCGCAGACGCAATCACGCGGGCGGCTGTTTAAACGCGCGGTGTTTGTGAACCTCACCAACCCGAAGAGCATCGTGTTTCTTGCCGCCCTCTTCCCGCAGTTTATCGCGCCCAATCAGCCGCAGGTGATGCAGTATGTTGTGCTGGGCGCAACGACCATCGTGGTCGATATCATTGTGATGATTGGTTATGCCACGCTGGCGCGGCGCATTGCGGGATGGATCAAAGGCCCGCATCAGATGAAGGCATTGAATAAAGTGTTCGGATCGCTGTTTGTGCTGGTGGGGGCGTTGTTGGCGTCAGCAAGGCACGCGTGA
- the rhtC gene encoding threonine export protein RhtC, producing MLTLFLSVMTVHFIALMSPGPDFFFVSQTAVSRSRKEAMLGVLGITAGVMVWAAVALLGLNLILAKMAWLHSIIMVGGGLYLCWMGFQMLRGALKKETANSDAPQVELAAGGRSFVKGLLTNLANPKAIIYFGSVFSLFVGDSVGANARWGIFVLIVVETFAWFTLVASVFALPRVRRGYQRMAKWIDGVAGALFAGFGIHLIISR from the coding sequence ATGTTAACGCTCTTTCTCTCCGTCATGACAGTGCACTTCATTGCGCTGATGAGCCCCGGTCCCGATTTCTTCTTTGTTTCTCAAACTGCCGTCAGCCGCTCGCGCAAAGAGGCAATGCTGGGCGTGCTCGGCATCACCGCTGGCGTGATGGTGTGGGCAGCGGTCGCGCTGCTTGGCCTCAACCTGATCCTCGCGAAAATGGCCTGGCTGCACAGCATCATTATGGTCGGCGGTGGGCTCTATCTCTGCTGGATGGGCTTCCAGATGCTACGCGGTGCGCTGAAGAAAGAGACGGCGAACAGCGATGCGCCGCAGGTTGAGCTGGCGGCGGGCGGCCGCAGCTTTGTGAAAGGGTTGCTGACCAACCTCGCGAACCCGAAAGCGATTATCTACTTCGGATCGGTCTTCTCGTTGTTTGTTGGCGACAGCGTCGGCGCTAACGCGCGCTGGGGCATCTTTGTGCTGATTGTGGTAGAGACCTTCGCCTGGTTTACGCTGGTTGCCAGCGTCTTTGCGCTACCGCGCGTGCGTCGTGGCTATCAGCGAATGGCGAAGTGGATCGATGGCGTCGCCGGTGCGCTCTTCGCCGGGTTCGGCATCCATCTGATTATCTCCCGCTGA